A stretch of Palaemon carinicauda isolate YSFRI2023 chromosome 36, ASM3689809v2, whole genome shotgun sequence DNA encodes these proteins:
- the LOC137628478 gene encoding high mobility group nucleosome-binding domain-containing protein 5-like: protein MQQEEEEEEEEEEEEEEEGEEEGEGSVRKVEEEKGKEEKGKEDKVKEEKAEEDKAKEEKGEEEKAKEEKAEEDKANEEKGEEEKGEEEKGQEEREEEKEDRKIILHPLNI from the exons ATGcagcaagaggaagaggaagaggaggaggaggaggaggaagaagaagaagagggagaagaggaaggagaaggaag tgtaaGAAAGGTGGAGGAAGagaaggggaaagaagagaaggggaaggaagataaggtgaaggaagagaaggcggAGGAAGATAAGGCGAAGGAAGAgaagggagaggaggagaaggCCAAGGAAGAGAAGGCGGAGGAAGATAAGGCCAATGAAGAGAAGGGGGAGGAAGAAAAGGGAGAGGAAGAGAAGGGGCAGGAAGAgagggaggaagaaaaggaggatagGAAGATAATCCTCCATCCTCTCAACATCTGA